A window from Oncorhynchus masou masou isolate Uvic2021 unplaced genomic scaffold, UVic_Omas_1.1 unplaced_scaffold_799, whole genome shotgun sequence encodes these proteins:
- the LOC135537495 gene encoding zinc finger protein 239-like → MASVKLEDCSQTLELNVNIKDEEEEEKIGTTVSHGDHVETFSTFREQQQEDHRAKRSHHCPHCEEIFPIISKLKLHLKIHTGENLYSCTDCRKRFTTSGALTLHQRVHTGEKPYYCSYCGESYSQQSNFKKHQRLHTGEKPYSCSDCGKCFTTSSELTVHQRTHTGEKPYICSDCGKSFSHLCNFKAHQRIHSGEKPYSCSDCGKSFSRLYTLKSHGRTHTGKKPYSCSDCRKSFSHQGSFKAHQRIHTGEKPYSCSDCGKSFSQQSNLKTHRRIHTGEKPYYCSDCGKSFSQESNLKTHQRKHKGEKPYICSVCGKSFSLQNQFKTHQCIHKGEKPRQFSQTS, encoded by the exons atggcatcagtgaagctggaagactgcagtcaaacactggagctgaatgtcaacattaaagatgaagaagaggaggagaagattgggaCAACTGTTAGTCATG gagatcATGTTGAGACATTCTCTACATTCAGAGAGCAACAGCAGGAAGATCACAGAGCCAAGAGGTCTCACCACTGCCCACATTGTGAGGAGATTTTCCCAATTATATCAAAGCTAAAATTACACCtgaaaatacacacaggagagaatctGTATTCCTGTACTGACTGTAGGAAGAGATTCACAACATCAGGGGCTCTGACACTTCATCAGAGAgtgcacacaggagagaagccttactactGCTCGTACTGTGGGGAGAGTTACTCTCAACAGAGCAACTTCAAAAAACACCAACGtttacacactggagagaagccttactcctgctctgactgtggaaaatgcttcacAACGTCATCTGAGCTaacagttcatcagagaacacacactggagaaaagccttacatctgttctgactgtgggaagagtttctcccACCTGTGTAACTTTAAAGCACACCAGCGTATACATTCAGGAgagaagccatactcctgctctgactgtgggaagagtttctcccGATTGTATACCTTAAAATCACATGGACGTACCCATACAGGAAagaagccttactcctgttcTGACTGTAGGAAGAGTTTTTCTCACCAGGGTAGCTTTAAAGCACAccaacgtatacatacaggagagaagccatactcctgctctgactgtgggaagagtttctctcAACAGAGCAACTTAAAAACACACCgacgtatacacacaggagagaagccttactactgctctgactgtgggaagagtttctctcAAGAGAGCAACTTAAAAACTCACCAACGTAAACAcaaaggagagaagccttacatcTGCTCTgtctgtgggaagagtttctctcTACAGAACCAATTTAAAACACACCAATGTATACATAAAGGAGAGAAGCCTCGTCAGTTTTCTCAGACCAGCTGA